One window of Streptomyces sp. FIT100 genomic DNA carries:
- a CDS encoding urease subunit alpha, giving the protein MPELTRAVYADLFGPTTGDRIRLADTDLLVEIEEDRSGGPGRAGDEAVFGGGKVIRESMGQSRVTRAEGAPDTVVTGAVVIDHWGIVKADIGIRDGRITAVGKAGNPDTMDGVHPDLVIGPETEIIAGNGKIVTAGAIDAHVHFISPTVVDQALSSGITTLVGGGTGPAEGTKATTITPGSWHLARMFEALEHYPVNIGLLGKGNTTSREAMHAQLRGGAVGFKIHEDWGATPAAIDACLGVCEETGAQLAVHTDTLNEAGFVGDTLAAIAGRTIHAYHTEGAGGGHAPDIITVVSEPYVLPSSTNPTRPHTVNTIEEHLDMLMVCHHLNPAVPEDLAFAESRIRPSTMAAEDVLHDLGAISIISSDSQAMGRIGEVIMRTWQTAHAMKRRRGALPGDGRADNLRARRYVAKYTINPAVAQGMDHEVGSVEPGKLADLVLWEPAFFGVKPHLVVKGGQIAYAQMGDANASIPTPQPVMPRPMFGAIGRAPAGNSLNFATAEAIEADLPERLALAKRFAPIHSTRGVTKADMRENDALPRVEVDADTFTVTIDGEPVEPAPAEELPMAQRYFLF; this is encoded by the coding sequence GTGCCTGAGCTGACACGTGCCGTGTACGCGGACCTCTTCGGCCCCACGACCGGTGACCGGATCCGGCTCGCCGACACCGACCTGCTCGTCGAGATCGAGGAGGACCGCTCCGGCGGTCCCGGACGCGCCGGCGACGAAGCCGTGTTCGGCGGCGGCAAGGTGATCCGCGAGTCGATGGGCCAGTCGCGGGTGACCCGCGCCGAGGGCGCGCCGGACACGGTCGTCACCGGCGCGGTGGTCATCGACCACTGGGGGATCGTCAAGGCGGACATCGGCATCCGAGACGGCCGGATCACCGCGGTCGGCAAGGCGGGCAACCCCGACACGATGGACGGTGTCCACCCGGACCTCGTCATCGGCCCCGAGACCGAGATCATCGCCGGCAACGGGAAGATCGTCACCGCGGGCGCGATCGACGCCCATGTCCACTTCATCTCGCCGACCGTCGTCGACCAGGCGCTGTCCTCCGGCATCACGACGCTCGTGGGCGGCGGCACCGGACCCGCCGAAGGCACCAAGGCTACGACCATCACACCGGGCTCCTGGCACCTCGCCCGGATGTTCGAAGCGCTGGAGCACTACCCCGTCAACATCGGTCTGCTCGGCAAGGGCAACACCACGTCCCGCGAGGCGATGCACGCCCAACTGCGCGGCGGCGCCGTCGGGTTCAAGATCCACGAGGACTGGGGGGCCACCCCGGCCGCCATCGACGCCTGCCTCGGCGTCTGCGAGGAGACCGGCGCCCAGCTCGCGGTGCACACGGACACCCTGAACGAGGCCGGGTTCGTCGGCGACACCCTCGCCGCGATCGCGGGGCGCACGATCCACGCGTACCACACCGAGGGCGCGGGAGGCGGGCACGCCCCCGACATCATCACCGTCGTCTCGGAGCCGTACGTCCTGCCGAGCTCCACCAATCCGACCCGCCCGCACACCGTCAACACCATCGAGGAACACCTCGACATGCTGATGGTCTGCCACCACCTCAACCCGGCAGTCCCCGAGGACCTCGCCTTCGCCGAGTCCCGGATCCGGCCGTCCACGATGGCCGCGGAGGACGTGCTGCACGACCTGGGCGCGATCTCCATCATCTCCTCGGACTCGCAGGCCATGGGGCGGATCGGCGAGGTGATCATGCGTACCTGGCAGACCGCGCACGCCATGAAGCGGCGCCGTGGGGCGCTGCCCGGCGACGGCCGCGCCGACAATCTCCGGGCACGTCGCTATGTCGCCAAGTACACGATCAACCCGGCCGTCGCCCAGGGCATGGACCACGAGGTCGGCTCGGTCGAACCCGGCAAGCTGGCGGACCTGGTCCTGTGGGAGCCGGCGTTCTTCGGCGTCAAACCGCACCTGGTCGTCAAGGGCGGCCAGATCGCCTATGCCCAGATGGGCGACGCGAACGCCTCCATCCCCACGCCCCAGCCGGTCATGCCCCGGCCCATGTTCGGCGCGATCGGCCGGGCCCCGGCCGGTAACTCCCTCAACTTCGCCACCGCCGAGGCGATCGAGGCCGACCTTCCCGAACGCCTTGCGCTCGCCAAGCGCTTCGCCCCGATCCACAGCACCAGGGGGGTGACCAAGGCGGACATGAGGGAGAACGACGCCCTGCCGCGCGTCGAGGTCGACGCCGACACCTTCACGGTGACCATCGACGGGGAACCCGTCGAACCGGCACCGGCGGAGGAACTGCCCATGGCCCAGCGCTACTTCCTCTTCTGA
- a CDS encoding urease subunit beta, with protein sequence MIPGEILYADEPVTLNAGRDVTRLTVLNAADRPVQVGSHYHFAEANPGLAFDRVAARGRRLNIAAGTAVRFEPGVPVEVGLVPLAGRRIVHGLRGETGGPLDVSVMSGVSGAREPAAAALGENGEAGA encoded by the coding sequence ATGATCCCCGGAGAGATCCTGTACGCGGACGAGCCCGTCACGCTCAACGCGGGCCGTGACGTCACCCGGCTGACCGTGCTCAACGCCGCCGACCGGCCCGTCCAGGTCGGCTCCCACTACCACTTCGCCGAGGCCAACCCGGGCCTCGCATTCGACCGTGTCGCGGCCCGCGGCCGGCGGCTCAACATCGCCGCAGGCACCGCCGTGCGCTTCGAGCCCGGCGTCCCCGTCGAGGTCGGACTCGTGCCGCTCGCCGGCCGCCGCATCGTGCACGGGCTGCGAGGCGAGACCGGCGGCCCGCTCGACGTGAGTGTCATGAGCGGCGTGAGCGGCGCACGCGAGCCCGCCGCGGCAGCGCTGGGGGAGAACGGAGAAGCGGGTGCCTGA
- a CDS encoding urease subunit gamma: MQLTPHEQERLLIHVAADVAAKRRARGVKLNHPEAVALITSHILEGARDGRTVAELMASGRKVLTRDDVMTGIAEMIHDVQVEATFPDGTKLVTVHDPIV; encoded by the coding sequence GTGCAACTGACCCCGCACGAGCAGGAACGGCTGCTCATCCATGTCGCGGCGGACGTCGCCGCCAAGCGCCGGGCCCGCGGAGTGAAGCTCAACCACCCCGAGGCGGTCGCCCTCATCACCTCGCACATCCTGGAGGGTGCCAGGGACGGGCGCACCGTGGCCGAACTGATGGCCTCGGGACGCAAGGTCCTCACCCGCGACGACGTCATGACGGGCATCGCGGAGATGATCCACGACGTCCAGGTCGAGGCGACCTTCCCGGACGGCACCAAGCTCGTCACCGTCCACGACCCAATCGTCTGA
- a CDS encoding type II toxin-antitoxin system Phd/YefM family antitoxin, with protein sequence MAYEIPVTQARAELAELINRVVYGGERVVVTRHGKPLVALVSAADLERLDGLDAAAQTDDESVVTSVSTLRTSAPSAPGERGRFGIAAEHRPPGAGA encoded by the coding sequence ATGGCCTATGAGATTCCGGTGACGCAAGCACGGGCGGAGCTCGCCGAGCTGATCAACCGCGTGGTGTACGGAGGCGAGCGGGTGGTCGTCACCCGCCACGGAAAGCCCCTCGTGGCTCTGGTTTCCGCCGCTGACCTGGAGCGACTCGACGGACTCGACGCCGCCGCGCAGACGGACGACGAGTCCGTGGTCACCTCGGTCTCGACGCTGCGCACCTCGGCGCCGTCCGCTCCGGGCGAACGGGGCCGCTTCGGCATCGCGGCGGAACACCGGCCCCCGGGCGCCGGCGCCTGA
- a CDS encoding DUF4331 domain-containing protein: MSNHFTGLSLGPPLGDQRLDLCDLYAFGAPGDPSRTVLILNANPQADAMHPDAVYRLNIDNDGDYLTDAAFSWVFSPPASDGSQTYSVFMATGAESRRPDAVGTEIVSNAAVSFGSQANVVGSGAYKVAAGSRSDAFFFDFDGIKNLFDTSGKRNFTAPHLGGKSPWTGVDSNSTANVFSMAIELPTAELAPDPELHIWGRCSVLRDGELVHADRAGHPSMSSFFNTDDTKEEYNASEPVNDRARWTEQFVHLLGHTGGYSREEAITALDEHGLLPDVLHFDPSKPAAYPNGRTFTEDVIDTRVAFLTKNEAPPTGLTPHTDTLDRFPYLGDPHPATTS, translated from the coding sequence ATGTCCAACCACTTCACCGGCCTCAGCCTTGGGCCACCACTCGGCGACCAGCGCCTCGATCTGTGCGACCTGTACGCCTTCGGGGCACCCGGCGATCCGAGCAGGACCGTTCTCATCCTCAACGCCAATCCCCAGGCAGATGCCATGCACCCCGACGCCGTGTACCGCCTGAACATCGACAATGACGGCGATTACCTGACCGACGCCGCCTTCAGCTGGGTCTTCAGCCCGCCGGCATCCGACGGTTCGCAGACCTACAGCGTCTTCATGGCAACCGGAGCGGAGTCCCGAAGGCCCGACGCGGTCGGCACCGAGATCGTGTCGAACGCCGCCGTCTCCTTCGGCTCCCAGGCCAACGTGGTCGGCAGCGGCGCCTACAAGGTGGCCGCCGGTAGCCGCAGTGATGCCTTCTTCTTCGACTTCGACGGGATCAAGAACCTGTTCGACACCAGCGGCAAGAGGAATTTCACCGCGCCGCATCTGGGCGGAAAGTCCCCCTGGACCGGTGTCGACTCCAACAGCACGGCCAACGTCTTCTCCATGGCCATCGAACTGCCGACCGCGGAGCTGGCCCCCGATCCCGAGTTGCACATCTGGGGCCGGTGCAGCGTCCTGCGCGACGGCGAACTCGTCCACGCGGACCGGGCCGGGCACCCCTCGATGAGCAGCTTCTTCAACACCGACGACACGAAGGAGGAGTACAACGCCAGCGAGCCGGTCAACGACCGGGCCAGATGGACGGAGCAGTTCGTCCACCTGCTGGGCCACACCGGCGGCTACTCGCGTGAGGAGGCGATCACCGCGCTCGACGAGCACGGCCTCCTGCCGGACGTGCTGCACTTCGACCCGTCCAAGCCCGCCGCGTACCCGAACGGCCGCACATTCACGGAAGACGTCATCGACACCCGCGTCGCCTTCCTCACCAAGAACGAGGCGCCGCCCACCGGTCTGACGCCGCACACCGACACCCTGGACCGGTTCCCGTACCTCGGCGACCCGCACCCGGCAACCACCTCCTGA
- a CDS encoding carbohydrate binding domain-containing protein yields MTVSAAPTASDGSESAAANSATVYYHTASRNWSAYHLHWAPTGGSWTTVPGTTMAAACTDWVKLTVDLGAATTWQATFNNGSGTWDNNGGANYQLGTGTITVRDGAVAHSDPCGTTEPPTGNTATVWYSTTTVGWPTVNLHWAPAGGSWTTVPGTGMEAACTGWVRKTVDLGAATTWQATFNNGNGVWDNNNGANYQLGDGNTTVRDHVATADASDPCEAVTPDTTAPTVPTAVTANATGTAVVLTWNASTDNVTVTGYQITRTGGTHGTSVTNTSSTVHSESGLEENTSYCYTVKALDAAGNLSAASAEDCATTGTAPPPAAPGTPLGGDPRKDPVYFVLTARFNDGDTSNNRGGSQHVKSGNAANNDPMFRGDFKGLIQKLDYIKGLGFSAIWISPVVLNRSDYDYHGYHGFDFYKVDARLESAGASYQDLINATHAKGMKIYQDVVYNHSSRWGAKGLFTPTVYGVRDAQWSWYYDEKNEGFTYDGLTIDPVSGKSYYNGDLWSTAEPPGNTCLNWGTPTGAKSPEGYTLYNCQWPDPTKKMFPSTLYHQCWIGNWEGEDSRSCWIHEDLADFNTENPAVQQYLIGAYNKYIGMGVDGFRVDTAVHIPRVTWNRRFLPAIQEEATRRFGAAKAADFFVFGEVGAFVNDKWNRGSVNHSAQFFTWKERKEYAADDVQAALEQYTYENDLGTGNQPTSTNAFLNGNSYHAPDHSRFSGMNIIDMRMHMNFGYASNAFHNGKDSDDSVNDATYNVVYVDSHDYGPNKSKERYTGGTDAWAENMALMWTFRGIPTLYYGSETEFQAGKQIDCGPTCPLATTGRAYYGDQIAGEVTASDFSVVSSASGAVATTLSKPLVKHVQRLNMIRRTIPALQMGQYSTEGISGTMAFKRRYTNTTTGVDSFALVTVTDGATFTGIPNGTYKDAVTGDVRTVSNGTLGVAGPGKGNLRVYVLDLGGSNAAPGKIGADGPYLR; encoded by the coding sequence ATGACCGTCAGCGCGGCTCCCACTGCGTCCGACGGCAGCGAGTCCGCCGCCGCGAACTCGGCGACGGTCTACTACCACACCGCGTCCAGGAACTGGTCCGCGTACCACCTCCACTGGGCTCCCACCGGCGGAAGCTGGACCACCGTGCCCGGAACGACGATGGCCGCCGCCTGCACCGACTGGGTCAAACTGACCGTCGACCTGGGGGCGGCGACCACCTGGCAGGCCACGTTCAACAACGGCTCGGGTACGTGGGACAACAACGGCGGCGCCAACTACCAGCTCGGCACCGGAACGATCACCGTACGGGACGGCGCCGTGGCCCACAGCGACCCCTGCGGCACGACTGAGCCACCGACCGGAAACACGGCGACCGTCTGGTACTCCACCACCACCGTGGGCTGGCCCACGGTCAACCTGCACTGGGCCCCCGCCGGCGGCTCCTGGACCACCGTCCCCGGCACCGGCATGGAGGCGGCCTGCACGGGATGGGTGCGGAAGACCGTCGACCTGGGGGCGGCGACCACCTGGCAGGCCACCTTCAACAACGGCAACGGCGTCTGGGACAACAACAACGGTGCCAACTACCAGCTCGGCGACGGCAACACCACCGTGCGGGACCACGTGGCGACCGCGGACGCAAGCGATCCGTGCGAGGCCGTCACGCCCGACACCACAGCGCCCACCGTCCCGACGGCGGTCACCGCGAACGCCACCGGCACGGCCGTCGTGCTCACCTGGAACGCATCCACCGACAACGTGACCGTCACCGGCTACCAGATCACCCGCACCGGCGGCACTCACGGCACCTCGGTCACCAACACCTCCTCCACCGTCCACTCCGAAAGCGGACTGGAGGAGAACACGTCCTACTGCTACACCGTCAAGGCCCTGGACGCAGCGGGCAATCTCTCCGCGGCGAGCGCCGAGGACTGCGCCACCACCGGCACCGCCCCGCCGCCCGCAGCCCCCGGCACCCCGCTCGGCGGCGACCCCCGCAAGGACCCCGTCTACTTCGTCCTCACCGCCCGCTTCAACGACGGCGACACGTCCAACAACCGGGGCGGCAGCCAGCACGTGAAGTCGGGCAACGCCGCCAACAACGACCCCATGTTCCGTGGAGACTTCAAGGGACTCATCCAGAAGCTCGACTACATCAAGGGTCTCGGCTTCTCGGCGATCTGGATCAGCCCGGTCGTGCTCAACCGGTCCGACTACGACTACCACGGCTACCACGGCTTCGACTTCTACAAGGTCGACGCCCGGCTGGAATCCGCCGGCGCCTCGTACCAGGACCTGATCAACGCCACCCACGCCAAGGGCATGAAGATCTACCAGGACGTGGTCTACAACCACAGCTCCCGCTGGGGCGCCAAGGGTCTGTTCACCCCGACCGTGTACGGCGTCCGCGACGCGCAATGGAGCTGGTACTACGACGAGAAGAACGAGGGCTTCACCTACGACGGCCTGACGATCGACCCGGTCTCCGGGAAGTCGTACTACAACGGCGACCTGTGGTCGACCGCCGAGCCGCCCGGCAACACCTGCCTCAACTGGGGCACGCCCACGGGCGCGAAGAGCCCCGAAGGCTACACCCTCTACAACTGCCAGTGGCCCGACCCGACCAAGAAGATGTTCCCGAGCACGCTCTACCACCAGTGCTGGATCGGCAACTGGGAGGGCGAGGACTCGCGCTCCTGCTGGATCCACGAGGACCTGGCCGACTTCAACACCGAGAACCCGGCGGTCCAGCAGTACCTGATCGGCGCGTACAACAAGTACATCGGCATGGGCGTCGACGGTTTCCGGGTCGACACCGCCGTACACATCCCCCGCGTCACCTGGAACCGACGCTTCCTGCCCGCCATCCAAGAGGAGGCCACCCGGAGGTTCGGGGCCGCCAAGGCGGCCGACTTCTTCGTCTTCGGCGAGGTGGGGGCCTTCGTCAACGACAAGTGGAACCGCGGCTCGGTCAACCACTCCGCGCAGTTCTTCACCTGGAAGGAACGCAAGGAGTACGCCGCCGACGACGTGCAGGCGGCGCTGGAGCAGTACACCTACGAGAACGACCTGGGCACCGGCAACCAGCCCACGTCAACCAATGCCTTCCTCAACGGGAACAGCTATCACGCTCCCGACCACAGCCGGTTCAGCGGCATGAACATCATCGACATGCGCATGCACATGAACTTCGGCTACGCCTCCAACGCCTTCCACAACGGCAAGGACTCCGACGACTCGGTCAACGACGCCACCTACAACGTCGTCTACGTCGACAGCCACGACTACGGCCCCAACAAATCCAAGGAGCGCTACACGGGAGGCACCGACGCCTGGGCCGAGAACATGGCCCTGATGTGGACCTTCCGCGGCATCCCCACGCTCTACTACGGCTCGGAGACGGAGTTCCAGGCGGGCAAGCAGATCGACTGCGGACCCACCTGCCCGCTCGCCACCACCGGACGGGCCTACTACGGAGACCAGATCGCGGGGGAGGTCACGGCCAGTGACTTCTCCGTCGTCTCCTCCGCTTCCGGAGCCGTCGCCACCACACTGTCGAAGCCCCTGGTCAAGCATGTGCAGAGGCTGAACATGATCCGCCGGACCATCCCCGCCCTGCAGATGGGCCAGTACTCGACCGAGGGCATCAGCGGGACCATGGCCTTCAAGCGCCGGTACACGAACACCACCACCGGCGTCGACAGCTTCGCCCTGGTGACCGTCACCGACGGTGCGACGTTCACCGGGATCCCCAACGGAACGTACAAGGACGCCGTCACCGGCGACGTGAGGACCGTCTCCAACGGCACCCTCGGCGTCGCAGGTCCCGGCAAGGGCAATCTGAGGGTGTACGTCCTCGACCTCGGAGGCTCCAACGCCGCACCCGGCAAGATCGGCGCGGACGGCCCCTACCTGAGATAG
- a CDS encoding isoamylase: protein MSVSRPARIRRAPRLGVLAATAVLAATFAGPGAPGAFVVPAAAASGGPLGAHYDTGGASIEFRVHSSRAGRIDLYLYRTASGSQEAAAVPLTKDAATNVWSVSVPVAAIQGQYGISGAVYYGYRAWGPNWPYDPAWTKGSTAGFIADVDAAGNRFNPNKLLTDPYAPELSHDPITPGGADGAVYGTGPQHRGADSGTQAPKGVVLADGATSTGTKPTRALKDDIVYEVHVRGLTKNDPSVPAAYRGTYKGAALKAADLAALGVTAVEFLPVQETQNDANDVDPTGTAGDNYWGYSTLNYFAPDRRYSSDKSPGGPTSEFKEMVRAYHDAGIKVFTDVVYNHTGEGGPWNANDKNTYSLLSLRGLDNPAYYSLTSDMQSPWDNTGVGGNVNTYHPVTRNLITDSLAYWKDTLGVDGFRFDLAPVLGNTCQHGCFQYSRTDPGTALNRITALMPARPATGGTGTDWIAEPWALGSGTYQVGNFPAGWSEWNDKFRDTVRRDQNTMGVENVTPSELATRFAGSSDLYQDDGRAPYNSVNFAVAHDGFTLADLYMCNSKNNSRPWPYGPSDGGSDYNLSWDQAGNAADQRKAARNGFALLMLSAGTPMTTGGDEYLRSVRCNNNPYNLDSSANWLTTSWSGDQSTFRTYVQRMIAFRKAHSALRPTGFYTAADTNANGMGQLNWFTPAGSAPDGTYWSNPNNHALGWRIDGTELGDSSSALYVGYNGWSGDVDFTLPSPGAGKNWYRATDTSTWAEGVDQVAQPGSEAFIGGAGTVYRLHGRATLLLIAK, encoded by the coding sequence GTGAGTGTGTCCCGCCCTGCCCGTATACGAAGAGCTCCCCGTCTCGGTGTACTTGCCGCGACGGCGGTCCTGGCCGCCACCTTCGCCGGGCCGGGGGCGCCCGGCGCCTTCGTCGTCCCTGCCGCCGCGGCCTCCGGCGGCCCTCTCGGGGCCCATTACGACACCGGTGGAGCCTCCATCGAGTTCCGGGTCCACTCGTCACGGGCCGGCCGGATCGACCTCTACCTCTACCGGACGGCATCCGGAAGCCAGGAAGCCGCCGCCGTCCCCCTCACCAAGGACGCCGCGACGAACGTCTGGTCGGTGTCCGTGCCGGTGGCGGCGATCCAAGGGCAGTACGGCATCAGCGGGGCTGTGTACTACGGATACCGGGCGTGGGGTCCCAACTGGCCCTACGATCCCGCCTGGACGAAGGGGTCGACCGCCGGGTTCATCGCCGACGTCGACGCCGCCGGCAATCGCTTCAACCCCAACAAGCTCCTGACCGACCCGTACGCGCCGGAACTGAGCCATGACCCGATCACCCCGGGCGGCGCCGACGGGGCGGTCTACGGGACGGGCCCACAGCACCGCGGCGCGGACAGCGGGACCCAGGCCCCCAAGGGCGTCGTCCTTGCCGACGGAGCCACGAGCACCGGCACCAAGCCGACCAGAGCGCTGAAGGACGACATCGTCTACGAGGTGCATGTCCGCGGGCTCACCAAGAACGATCCCTCCGTGCCGGCGGCCTATCGGGGCACGTACAAGGGCGCGGCGCTCAAGGCCGCCGATCTCGCGGCGCTCGGTGTCACGGCGGTGGAGTTCCTGCCCGTCCAGGAGACGCAGAACGACGCGAACGACGTCGACCCGACCGGCACCGCCGGCGACAACTACTGGGGCTACTCGACGCTCAACTACTTCGCGCCGGACCGCCGTTACTCCTCCGACAAGTCGCCCGGTGGGCCGACCAGCGAGTTCAAGGAGATGGTCAGGGCTTACCACGACGCAGGCATCAAGGTCTTCACGGACGTGGTCTACAACCACACGGGCGAGGGCGGGCCCTGGAACGCGAACGACAAGAACACCTACAGCCTGCTGTCCCTGCGGGGCCTCGACAACCCCGCCTATTACTCCCTCACCAGTGACATGCAGAGCCCGTGGGACAACACGGGCGTCGGCGGCAACGTCAACACGTACCACCCCGTCACCCGGAACCTGATCACCGATTCCCTCGCCTACTGGAAGGACACCCTCGGCGTCGACGGCTTCCGCTTCGACCTCGCGCCGGTCCTCGGCAACACCTGCCAGCACGGCTGCTTCCAGTACAGCCGTACCGATCCGGGCACCGCCCTCAACCGGATCACCGCCCTGATGCCTGCCCGTCCCGCCACCGGGGGAACCGGCACCGACTGGATAGCCGAGCCGTGGGCCCTGGGCAGCGGTACCTACCAGGTCGGCAACTTCCCCGCCGGCTGGTCCGAATGGAACGACAAGTTCCGCGACACGGTACGCCGCGACCAGAACACCATGGGCGTCGAGAACGTCACTCCGAGCGAACTCGCCACCCGCTTCGCCGGCTCATCGGACCTGTACCAGGACGACGGCCGGGCCCCGTACAACTCCGTCAACTTCGCCGTCGCCCACGACGGGTTCACCCTCGCCGATCTGTACATGTGCAATTCCAAGAACAACAGCCGGCCCTGGCCCTACGGCCCTTCCGACGGAGGGTCCGACTACAACCTCTCCTGGGACCAGGCCGGCAACGCGGCCGACCAGCGAAAGGCCGCACGCAACGGCTTCGCCCTGCTCATGCTCTCCGCGGGGACACCGATGACGACCGGCGGCGACGAATACCTGCGCTCCGTCCGGTGCAACAACAACCCCTACAATCTGGACTCCTCCGCCAACTGGCTCACCACCTCCTGGAGTGGCGACCAGAGCACGTTCCGCACCTACGTCCAGCGGATGATCGCGTTTCGCAAGGCCCACTCCGCGCTGCGTCCGACCGGCTTCTACACCGCGGCCGACACCAACGCCAACGGCATGGGGCAGTTGAACTGGTTCACACCTGCCGGAAGCGCCCCGGACGGTACGTACTGGTCCAACCCGAACAACCACGCCCTGGGCTGGCGTATCGACGGCACGGAGCTCGGTGACTCCAGCAGCGCCCTGTACGTGGGCTACAACGGCTGGTCGGGCGATGTCGACTTCACCCTCCCGTCCCCAGGGGCGGGCAAGAACTGGTACCGCGCCACCGACACGTCCACCTGGGCGGAAGGCGTCGACCAGGTCGCCCAGCCCGGCTCCGAAGCCTTCATCGGCGGCGCGGGAACCGTCTACCGCCTGCACGGCCGCGCGACCCTGCTGCTGATCGCCAAGTAG
- a CDS encoding AAA family ATPase — MQQLSRVDHLQQVVLFFDDAEETASERRYPTTLAHCVTNELLKLIRQFRRGERRLLICATSAVRSLDPAFLRPGRFDRPRPGSPRRLSAGDRAHAYLAHRRGHPCRRPGLAGGGSGVSHGRVTCVGRSTPTPP; from the coding sequence GTGCAGCAGCTCTCCCGGGTCGACCACCTGCAACAGGTCGTGTTGTTCTTCGACGATGCGGAGGAGACCGCCTCCGAGCGGCGTTATCCGACCACACTGGCCCACTGCGTGACCAACGAGCTCCTCAAGCTCATCCGGCAGTTCCGACGCGGAGAGCGCAGACTGCTGATCTGCGCGACCAGCGCGGTCCGCAGTCTGGACCCGGCCTTCCTGCGGCCGGGCCGGTTCGACCGGCCCCGGCCCGGCTCACCACGACGACTGTCTGCAGGCGATCGCGCACACGCATACCTCGCTCACCGACGAGGACATCCGTGCCGTCGACCAGGACTTGCGGGCGGCGGCTCGGGTGTGAGCCATGGACGCGTCACCTGTGTCGGCCGGTCCACCCCTACGCCGCCGTAA
- a CDS encoding AAA family ATPase, with protein sequence MGWRPGEEAFVNSGYTGRPDLSYFELVLPWNVRWPRSASGWRRPPRTVVLVVPPGTGKTTFARAVASRLCWAFIEVFPWQLAAEPHGVAAGLRCSSSPGSTTCNRSCCSSTMRRRPPPSGVIRPHWPTA encoded by the coding sequence GTGGGGTGGAGGCCCGGTGAGGAGGCTTTCGTGAATTCGGGATACACCGGCCGGCCCGACCTGAGCTACTTCGAGCTCGTGCTGCCCTGGAACGTCCGCTGGCCGCGGAGCGCTTCCGGCTGGCGCCGCCCCCCCCGGACCGTGGTGCTGGTCGTGCCGCCGGGCACTGGCAAGACCACGTTCGCGCGGGCGGTGGCCTCCCGGCTGTGCTGGGCCTTCATCGAGGTGTTCCCCTGGCAGCTCGCCGCCGAGCCGCATGGAGTGGCGGCCGGTCTGCGGTGCAGCAGCTCTCCCGGGTCGACCACCTGCAACAGGTCGTGTTGTTCTTCGACGATGCGGAGGAGACCGCCTCCGAGCGGCGTTATCCGACCACACTGGCCCACTGCGTGA
- a CDS encoding terpene synthase family protein — protein sequence MSDLEGGVVSIYDLIVPGGKQVNPHAEAAEAVAHQEGAALGIDLPHSHEYATMSAYLFPHAAADRLMAIILLNNILFYVDDMFSSLRYSPTDRRNEALHTYRQCVRVFRGDNTPRAGDRLGAAFLRLRTVMLQMAPEAAMKRLPDSLERHLAATLTPRASITTGRRMDMNRYIQVRKHDCGMGVVINLIEFSEGMSLADMVWADPMVARCRDELILIGGLMNDIFSYDKEVRQGQPFNLVCVLMENAGCDENAALRRAIAMVNEVSGKFLADLKHPALVELVKAEPDLRHYLCGLHDQANASFHWQMDTNRYRSPQSPFPELRALLQREFE from the coding sequence GTGAGCGACCTGGAGGGCGGCGTGGTTTCGATCTACGACCTGATCGTGCCGGGGGGCAAGCAGGTAAATCCGCATGCCGAAGCCGCGGAGGCAGTCGCGCATCAGGAGGGTGCGGCCCTCGGAATCGATCTGCCGCATTCACATGAGTACGCGACGATGTCGGCCTACCTGTTCCCCCACGCTGCCGCGGACCGGCTGATGGCGATCATCCTGCTGAACAACATTCTCTTCTACGTGGACGACATGTTCTCCTCGCTGCGGTACAGCCCTACCGACCGACGAAACGAGGCGCTCCACACCTACCGCCAGTGCGTCAGGGTCTTCCGCGGAGATAACACACCGCGCGCCGGTGATCGCCTAGGTGCCGCGTTCCTCAGGTTGCGGACTGTGATGCTTCAGATGGCACCGGAGGCGGCCATGAAACGGTTGCCGGATTCGCTGGAAAGGCACCTGGCAGCGACCCTCACCCCCAGGGCCTCGATCACGACCGGCCGCCGGATGGACATGAACCGCTACATCCAAGTCCGCAAGCACGATTGCGGGATGGGCGTTGTCATCAACTTGATCGAGTTCAGCGAGGGTATGTCCCTGGCCGACATGGTCTGGGCCGACCCGATGGTCGCCAGATGCCGCGATGAGCTGATCCTCATCGGCGGCTTGATGAACGACATCTTCTCCTACGACAAAGAGGTCCGCCAAGGTCAACCGTTCAACCTCGTCTGCGTCCTGATGGAAAACGCAGGGTGCGACGAAAACGCAGCCCTCCGACGCGCCATCGCAATGGTCAACGAGGTCTCCGGGAAGTTCTTGGCTGACCTGAAACACCCCGCGCTGGTGGAACTCGTCAAGGCCGAGCCCGATCTCAGGCACTATCTCTGCGGCCTGCACGACCAGGCGAACGCGAGCTTCCACTGGCAAATGGACACTAATCGGTATCGCTCCCCGCAATCACCGTTCCCTGAACTGCGGGCACTGCTGCAAAGGGAGTTTGAGTGA